From the Pseudomonas putida genome, one window contains:
- a CDS encoding helix-turn-helix transcriptional regulator, producing the protein MLEGLGRTQQDLLHALLHQPAGMSIDELAQALAITRTAVRQHLAALERDGLVKRGATRPTGRRPEQLHQLTEHGRELFPRQYPLLANLLIGEVAGLMGQEALLALMRQLGRKLATGLEAEVVDEGRIVEHMNAAGYEAEVFFRSSGEPQIVAHNCVFHHLAKAHPVVCELDLALIGTLGGAEVSHEECMLRGGQVCRFALRKDQH; encoded by the coding sequence ATGCTCGAAGGCCTTGGCCGTACCCAACAGGACCTGCTCCATGCGTTGCTGCATCAGCCGGCCGGCATGAGCATCGACGAACTGGCGCAGGCCCTGGCCATCACCCGCACGGCGGTGCGCCAGCACCTGGCCGCCCTGGAGCGTGACGGCCTGGTCAAGCGCGGTGCTACCCGGCCCACCGGGCGTCGGCCGGAGCAACTGCATCAGCTGACCGAGCATGGCCGCGAACTGTTCCCTCGGCAGTATCCGCTGCTGGCCAACCTGCTGATTGGTGAAGTGGCAGGCTTGATGGGGCAGGAGGCGTTGCTGGCGCTGATGCGGCAGCTTGGGCGCAAGCTGGCGACGGGCCTGGAGGCCGAAGTGGTGGATGAAGGGCGGATCGTCGAACACATGAATGCGGCGGGGTATGAGGCCGAAGTGTTCTTCCGTTCTTCAGGCGAACCACAGATCGTGGCGCACAACTGTGTGTTCCATCATCTGGCCAAGGCGCATCCGGTGGTGTGTGAGCTGGACCTGGCCTTGATTGGCACGCTTGGCGGCGCTGAAGTCAGCCATGAGGAATGCATGCTCAGGGGAGGGCAGGTGTGCCGCTTTGCCCTGCGCAAGGACCAGCATTGA
- the mqo gene encoding malate dehydrogenase (quinone), with protein sequence MFKKAGKTLLGLAVAASFMQAHAAETKKVDVLLVGGGIMSSTLAVWLHELEPSWSMEMVERLDGVAEESSNGWNNAGTGHSALAELNYTPEDKDGKVNISKAIEINEAFQISRQFWSWQVRQGVLKNPHSFINTTPHMSFVWGDDNIKFLKKRYDALQASPLFRPMQYSEDHAQIAKWVPLMMEGRDPNQKLAVTWTPIGTDVNFGEITRQFVGHLQTQKGFDLKLSSEVQDITRNKDGSWHVEYKNLKDGTESATDAKFLFIGAGGGALKLLQKSGIPEAKEYAGFPVGGSFLVTENPTIAMQHMAKAYGIASTGAPPMSVPHLDTRVLDGKRVILFGPFATFSTKFLKNGSYLDLLSSTTTHNVWPMTKVGIDQYPLVEYLAGQLMLSDDDRFEALRTYFPNAKKEDWKLWQAGQRVQIIKRDEEKGGVLKLGTEVVASQDRTIAGLLGASPGASTAAPIMLNVLETVFKEKVATPEWQAKIKEIVPSYGTKLNDSAAATQKEWNYTAEVLQLEKPPVIDDSVGTTVAPSKPVESKPENDMAL encoded by the coding sequence ATGTTCAAGAAAGCTGGCAAGACCTTGCTGGGTCTGGCTGTCGCTGCGAGCTTCATGCAAGCGCACGCCGCAGAAACCAAGAAAGTCGATGTGCTGCTGGTCGGCGGCGGCATCATGAGCTCCACCCTGGCCGTGTGGTTGCACGAGCTGGAGCCAAGCTGGTCGATGGAAATGGTCGAGCGCCTGGACGGCGTCGCCGAAGAAAGCTCCAACGGCTGGAACAACGCCGGTACCGGCCACTCCGCGCTGGCCGAGCTGAACTACACCCCGGAAGACAAAGACGGCAAGGTCAACATCTCCAAGGCCATCGAAATCAACGAAGCCTTCCAGATCTCCCGCCAGTTCTGGTCGTGGCAGGTTCGCCAGGGCGTGCTGAAGAACCCGCACTCGTTCATCAACACCACCCCGCACATGAGCTTCGTGTGGGGCGATGACAACATCAAGTTCCTCAAGAAGCGTTACGACGCGCTGCAGGCCAGCCCGCTGTTCCGCCCGATGCAGTACTCCGAGGACCACGCGCAGATCGCCAAGTGGGTCCCGCTGATGATGGAAGGCCGTGACCCGAACCAGAAGCTGGCGGTCACCTGGACGCCCATCGGCACCGACGTCAACTTCGGCGAAATCACCCGCCAGTTCGTTGGCCACCTGCAGACCCAGAAAGGCTTCGACCTGAAGCTGTCCAGCGAAGTGCAGGACATCACCCGCAACAAAGACGGCTCCTGGCACGTCGAGTACAAGAACCTCAAGGACGGTACCGAATCGGCCACCGACGCCAAGTTCCTGTTCATCGGTGCCGGCGGCGGCGCGCTGAAGCTGCTGCAGAAGTCGGGCATTCCTGAAGCCAAGGAATATGCAGGCTTCCCGGTGGGCGGTTCGTTCCTGGTAACCGAAAACCCGACCATTGCCATGCAGCACATGGCCAAGGCCTACGGCATCGCCTCGACCGGCGCGCCACCCATGTCGGTACCGCACCTGGACACCCGCGTGCTGGACGGCAAGCGCGTGATCCTGTTCGGCCCATTCGCCACCTTCTCGACCAAGTTCCTGAAGAACGGTTCGTACCTGGACCTGCTGAGCAGCACCACCACCCACAACGTGTGGCCGATGACCAAGGTCGGTATCGACCAGTACCCGCTGGTCGAGTACCTCGCCGGCCAGCTGATGCTGTCGGATGACGATCGCTTCGAAGCCCTGCGCACCTACTTCCCGAACGCCAAGAAGGAAGACTGGAAACTGTGGCAGGCTGGTCAGCGCGTGCAGATCATCAAGCGTGACGAAGAGAAGGGCGGCGTGCTGAAACTGGGCACCGAAGTGGTGGCTTCCCAGGACCGCACCATCGCCGGCCTGCTGGGCGCCTCGCCAGGTGCTTCGACCGCCGCGCCGATCATGCTGAACGTGCTGGAAACCGTGTTCAAGGAAAAGGTCGCTACCCCTGAGTGGCAGGCCAAGATCAAGGAAATCGTACCGAGCTACGGTACCAAGCTGAACGACTCGGCGGCGGCCACCCAGAAAGAGTGGAACTACACCGCTGAAGTGCTGCAGCTGGAGAAGCCACCGGTGATCGACGACAGCGTCGGCACCACTGTGGCGCCGAGCAAGCCGGTTGAAAGCAAGCCAGAGAACGACATGGCGCTGTAA
- the xenA gene encoding xenobiotic reductase XenA, producing MSALFQPYTLKDVTLRNRIAIPPMCQYMAEDGMINDWHHVHLAGLARGGAGLLVVEATAVAPEGRITPGCAGIWSDAHAQAFVPVVQAIKAAGSVPGIQIAHAGRKASANRPWEGDDHITGDDARGWDTIAPSAIAFGAHLPKVPRAMTLDDIARVKQDFVDAARRARDAGFEWIELHFAHGYLGQSFFSEHSNQRTDAYGGSFDNRSRFLLETLAAVREVWPENLPLTARFGVLEYDGRDEQTLEESIELARRFKAGGLDLLSVSVGFTIPETNIPWGPAFMGPIAERVRREAGLPVTSAWGFGTPQLAEEALQSRQLDLVSVGRAHLADPHWAYFAAKELGVDKASWTLPAPYAHWLERYR from the coding sequence ATGTCTGCCCTGTTCCAACCTTACACTCTCAAAGATGTCACTTTGCGTAACCGCATCGCTATCCCGCCGATGTGCCAGTACATGGCCGAGGACGGCATGATCAACGACTGGCACCATGTGCACCTGGCCGGCCTGGCCCGGGGCGGTGCCGGCCTGCTGGTAGTCGAGGCCACCGCGGTGGCGCCGGAAGGGCGCATTACCCCCGGTTGCGCCGGGATCTGGAGCGACGCCCATGCCCAGGCCTTCGTGCCGGTGGTGCAGGCGATCAAGGCCGCAGGATCCGTGCCGGGCATCCAGATTGCCCATGCCGGGCGCAAGGCCAGCGCCAACCGCCCGTGGGAAGGGGATGACCACATCACCGGCGACGATGCCCGTGGTTGGGACACTATCGCGCCGTCGGCAATCGCTTTTGGCGCGCACCTGCCGAAAGTACCGCGCGCGATGACCCTGGACGACATCGCCCGGGTCAAACAGGATTTCGTCGACGCCGCGCGCCGTGCGCGTGATGCCGGTTTCGAGTGGATCGAGCTGCACTTCGCCCATGGCTACCTGGGGCAGAGCTTCTTCTCCGAGCACTCCAACCAGCGCACCGATGCCTACGGTGGCAGCTTCGACAACCGTAGCCGCTTCCTGCTGGAAACCCTGGCCGCCGTGCGTGAGGTCTGGCCGGAGAACCTGCCGCTGACCGCGCGCTTTGGTGTGCTGGAATATGACGGTCGCGATGAGCAGACCCTGGAAGAATCGATCGAACTGGCGCGCCGCTTCAAGGCGGGCGGGTTGGACCTGCTGAGCGTCAGTGTCGGCTTCACCATTCCTGAAACCAACATTCCATGGGGCCCTGCATTCATGGGCCCGATTGCCGAGCGCGTACGTCGTGAGGCAGGGCTGCCGGTGACTTCGGCGTGGGGCTTTGGTACGCCGCAACTCGCCGAGGAAGCGCTGCAGTCACGTCAGCTGGACCTGGTTTCGGTTGGCCGTGCGCACCTGGCCGACCCGCACTGGGCGTACTTCGCAGCCAAGGAGCTGGGCGTGGACAAGGCCTCCTGGACCTTGCCGGCACCGTATGCGCACTGGCTCGAGCGTTATCGCTGA
- a CDS encoding ArsR/SmtB family transcription factor: MAIDETPVIMSAMRAYQHPNPEDLILERVLYALSDPVRLGIVRHLAGVAEASCGELDGGRPKSSMSHHFRVLRDAGLVHTRNVGTTHMNSLRSEMLGERFPGLLDCILKQN, translated from the coding sequence ATGGCAATTGATGAAACCCCCGTTATCATGTCGGCCATGCGAGCCTACCAACATCCCAACCCTGAAGACCTGATTCTCGAGCGCGTGCTCTACGCACTGAGCGACCCGGTGCGCCTGGGCATCGTCCGCCACCTGGCCGGCGTGGCCGAGGCCAGCTGTGGCGAGCTCGATGGCGGGCGACCGAAGTCGAGCATGTCGCACCATTTCCGCGTGTTGCGTGATGCGGGGTTGGTGCATACCCGCAATGTCGGCACCACCCACATGAATTCGCTGCGCAGCGAAATGCTGGGCGAGCGGTTTCCCGGGTTGCTGGACTGCATTTTGAAGCAGAACTGA
- a CDS encoding AzlD domain-containing protein codes for MPEKNYLIAAVMLMAAITYLTRATPFLLKMEKSPKWFNDVIEYLPVAIIASITVPALLVAKDGSLLGLNADLLAAIPVVIVAYWSRSLIYSVCAGVAGHVAITLLA; via the coding sequence ATGCCTGAAAAGAACTACCTGATCGCAGCGGTGATGCTGATGGCCGCCATCACCTACCTGACCCGCGCGACGCCGTTTCTGCTGAAGATGGAGAAGTCCCCCAAGTGGTTCAATGACGTCATTGAATACCTGCCGGTGGCAATCATCGCCAGCATCACCGTACCCGCCCTGCTGGTGGCCAAGGACGGCTCGCTGCTGGGCCTGAATGCCGACCTGCTGGCAGCGATTCCGGTGGTCATTGTCGCGTACTGGTCGCGCAGCCTGATCTACAGCGTGTGCGCCGGTGTCGCCGGGCACGTGGCGATCACGCTGCTGGCTTGA
- a CDS encoding LysR family transcriptional regulator, which yields MDIKVLKNIVTVARTGSITDAAEQVHVTVQALAAQLKKLEDHCGFKLFDRTNKGVSLTQEGMGILPHVLEIVRSSERMQLKINQLRQSRNQRLPLRVALNSTLSMEINQQIMGAVVSKLSGYNPIFSCSESPDNLVKLAKDEADMVVVLGDSMGENYHSVPLKGLRIEVVASSTSNDRSAPCAVIKPLPECPYHSIFTRFAERRPGMLDGATVFHSGSEIVSVSMIKSFGGVGVLSRAVAEANDLFIWPGFSDFLDVYLVMKEPWIIEEEFPLFCAVPTPIRSLDAISA from the coding sequence ATGGACATCAAGGTGCTTAAAAACATCGTGACCGTAGCCCGCACGGGCTCGATCACCGATGCGGCCGAACAGGTACACGTCACGGTCCAGGCCTTGGCTGCTCAGTTGAAAAAGCTCGAAGATCATTGCGGCTTCAAATTGTTCGACCGGACCAACAAAGGGGTATCGCTGACCCAGGAGGGCATGGGCATCCTGCCGCATGTCCTGGAAATCGTGCGTTCGTCCGAGCGCATGCAGCTGAAGATCAACCAGTTGCGCCAGAGCCGCAACCAGCGCCTGCCGTTGCGGGTTGCCTTGAACAGCACACTGTCGATGGAAATCAACCAGCAGATCATGGGCGCCGTGGTCAGCAAGTTGTCCGGCTACAATCCGATCTTCAGTTGCTCGGAGTCGCCCGACAACCTGGTCAAGCTGGCCAAGGATGAGGCGGACATGGTGGTGGTGCTGGGCGACAGCATGGGCGAGAACTACCATTCGGTACCGCTGAAGGGCTTGCGCATCGAGGTCGTTGCCTCGTCAACCAGCAATGACCGCTCGGCGCCCTGCGCGGTGATCAAGCCTTTGCCGGAGTGCCCGTATCATTCGATCTTCACCCGCTTCGCCGAGCGCCGGCCAGGCATGCTGGACGGGGCAACCGTGTTCCATTCCGGCAGCGAGATCGTCAGCGTCTCGATGATCAAGAGTTTTGGCGGCGTGGGCGTGCTGTCGCGGGCGGTTGCCGAGGCCAATGACCTGTTCATCTGGCCGGGTTTCTCCGACTTTCTCGATGTTTACCTGGTCATGAAAGAACCGTGGATCATCGAAGAGGAGTTCCCGCTGTTCTGTGCGGTTCCCACACCCATCCGCAGCCTGGACGCCATCAGCGCCTGA
- a CDS encoding AzlC family ABC transporter permease — protein MTSSVLLTTSRKESLVDALPIVTGYFVVSFVFGVMCINAGLPLWLPAAMCLFVYAGAAQFAALALMTTSAPLITIALSTLLINSRHMLMAMYMSKRSAQLPISKPQKLLYAFGLTDESFAFHSQRLENGRPTSPGYLLQFNTYCHASWIAGAVFGAVASDALNRFSQFKLDYALTAMMIFVLISLCSTFTKAVIALVVIVTTCLLNMFAPSPLNVFIATAVGCGAGLCLKRTT, from the coding sequence GTGACCTCGTCGGTGCTGCTAACCACCTCGCGCAAGGAAAGCCTGGTCGATGCCCTGCCGATCGTCACCGGCTACTTCGTGGTCAGCTTCGTGTTCGGTGTCATGTGCATCAATGCCGGCCTGCCTTTGTGGCTGCCGGCCGCCATGTGCCTGTTCGTCTATGCCGGGGCGGCGCAGTTCGCCGCACTGGCACTGATGACCACCAGCGCGCCGCTGATCACCATTGCGTTGTCGACCTTGCTGATCAATTCGCGGCACATGCTGATGGCGATGTACATGTCCAAACGCAGCGCGCAACTGCCGATCAGCAAGCCGCAGAAGTTGCTGTACGCATTCGGCCTGACCGATGAGTCCTTTGCCTTTCACAGCCAACGCCTGGAGAACGGCAGGCCGACCTCGCCTGGCTATCTGCTGCAGTTCAATACCTATTGCCATGCCAGCTGGATCGCCGGCGCGGTGTTTGGCGCGGTGGCATCGGATGCCTTGAACCGGTTTTCCCAGTTCAAGCTGGATTATGCCCTGACGGCCATGATGATCTTCGTGCTGATATCGCTGTGCAGCACCTTCACCAAAGCCGTCATCGCCCTGGTAGTGATCGTGACCACCTGCCTGTTGAACATGTTTGCGCCCTCGCCCTTGAACGTATTCATCGCAACTGCCGTTGGCTGTGGAGCAGGGTTATGCCTGAAAAGAACTACCTGA
- a CDS encoding proline racemase family protein: MSFKRTIHAVDTHAGTPMRVITGGIPHIPGDSVHARMKWLEANDDQLRKLMLREPRGYPAHCCNIIVPPSHPEADAGYIIMEQIEYPVMSGGNTISVVTVLLEMGMLPMREPLTELVLEAPAGLIRIQAQCQGGKVKAVTFQNVPAFAAHIDAEIDVPHLGKVRVDVGWGGMFYVIADVRQFKGLQLIPEHGGEIARVSSMIRQAAIEQLPVVHPDYPGIGITISQLSGPSEDPNADWKNAVTMASGAFSWDDPSTWTGALDRCPCGTGTSAKMATLHAKSELPLHRDFRHQGLLGNVYTGRLIDETTIGGKPAVVPTITGKSWIYGLNTFVLDHDDPFPEGFTIGDIWA; the protein is encoded by the coding sequence ATGTCATTCAAACGTACCATCCACGCCGTAGACACCCACGCCGGCACGCCCATGCGCGTGATCACCGGTGGCATCCCGCATATCCCCGGCGACAGCGTGCACGCCAGGATGAAATGGCTGGAAGCCAACGACGATCAGCTGCGCAAGCTGATGCTGCGCGAACCGCGCGGCTACCCGGCCCACTGCTGCAATATCATCGTCCCGCCCAGCCACCCCGAAGCCGACGCCGGCTACATCATCATGGAGCAGATCGAGTACCCGGTGATGTCCGGCGGCAATACCATCTCGGTAGTCACCGTGCTGCTGGAAATGGGTATGTTGCCGATGCGCGAGCCGCTCACCGAGCTGGTACTGGAAGCGCCGGCCGGGCTGATCCGCATCCAGGCGCAATGCCAAGGTGGCAAGGTCAAGGCGGTCACCTTCCAGAACGTGCCGGCGTTCGCTGCGCATATCGACGCCGAAATCGACGTGCCGCACCTGGGCAAGGTACGCGTGGACGTGGGCTGGGGCGGCATGTTCTACGTAATTGCCGACGTGCGCCAGTTCAAGGGCTTGCAACTGATCCCCGAGCACGGCGGCGAGATCGCCCGGGTATCGTCGATGATCCGCCAGGCCGCCATCGAGCAGTTGCCGGTTGTCCACCCTGACTACCCCGGCATTGGCATCACCATTTCCCAGCTGTCCGGCCCCAGCGAAGACCCCAACGCCGACTGGAAGAATGCCGTTACCATGGCCAGCGGCGCGTTTTCCTGGGACGACCCGAGCACCTGGACGGGGGCCCTGGACCGCTGCCCCTGCGGCACCGGCACCTCGGCGAAAATGGCCACGCTGCACGCCAAGAGCGAGCTGCCGCTGCACCGCGACTTCCGCCACCAGGGGCTACTGGGCAATGTCTACACCGGCCGCCTGATCGATGAAACCACCATTGGCGGCAAACCGGCCGTGGTCCCGACCATCACCGGCAAGAGCTGGATCTACGGCCTGAACACCTTCGTCCTCGACCACGACGACCCGTTCCCGGAAGGCTTCACCATCGGCGACATCTGGGCCTGA
- a CDS encoding LysR family transcriptional regulator codes for MNIEHLRAFIEVAASGSFHKAAERLHITQSSVSARIKALEERLNRPLFSRSRHGVTLTSGGNLFYRHAVSVISAWERAQQDVALPTDMRSTVSLGLPMNHWGSITADWVEWMEQHQPRVATQVQSDYSILLMNELREGLLDLAILYEPHHWPDVILEPFLEEPLQLVSTQADTVFAGHGEGYVYISWGRSFSEQHNDAFPGTRRHRLSITQETIALEYILKHGGSAYFSQFMVKEHLADGRLHTVAGAPELSVRTYLAFSTLRERSPETLKAVEGLQSIPFYTQGKSFS; via the coding sequence ATGAACATCGAGCACCTGCGGGCCTTCATCGAAGTGGCCGCCAGCGGCAGCTTCCACAAGGCTGCCGAGCGCCTGCACATCACCCAGTCTTCGGTCAGCGCACGGATCAAGGCCCTCGAAGAGCGCCTCAACCGCCCGCTGTTCAGCCGCAGTCGCCACGGCGTCACCCTGACCTCCGGCGGCAACCTGTTCTACCGCCATGCGGTGTCGGTGATCAGTGCCTGGGAGCGTGCCCAGCAGGACGTGGCATTGCCCACCGACATGCGCAGCACGGTCAGCCTGGGCCTGCCAATGAACCACTGGGGCAGTATCACTGCCGACTGGGTAGAGTGGATGGAGCAGCACCAGCCGCGAGTCGCCACCCAGGTGCAATCGGACTATTCGATCCTGCTGATGAACGAACTGCGCGAAGGGTTGCTGGACCTGGCGATCCTCTATGAGCCGCACCACTGGCCCGACGTGATCCTCGAACCGTTTCTCGAAGAACCGCTGCAACTGGTATCGACCCAGGCCGATACCGTGTTCGCAGGGCACGGCGAAGGTTACGTATACATCAGCTGGGGCCGCTCGTTCAGCGAGCAGCACAACGACGCCTTCCCCGGCACCCGGCGCCATCGGCTTTCGATTACCCAGGAAACCATCGCCCTGGAGTACATCCTCAAGCACGGCGGTTCGGCGTATTTCTCGCAGTTCATGGTCAAAGAGCATTTGGCCGACGGGCGCCTGCACACCGTGGCCGGTGCGCCGGAGCTGAGCGTGCGCACCTACCTTGCGTTTTCCACCTTGCGCGAGCGC
- a CDS encoding 2OG-Fe dioxygenase family protein, producing MLTLNRNIDTALRQNKTVNVLGSDYALNGGFNEFVEFSKSWETMGVDRYYGQAEKGTRYRRYSDFDFNPVTGELCQLNHRAYEQSEAHNNYVGGMARHFDDISADVFNSPILRALIRLDFDVYKAVLPEELHTVTWQCQVHQIRIEIKPGAQIEITPEGIHCDGYPFSGVHFWGRHNVEGATSNIYDKQSNVIDSGTYLNILDTTYFLDRELQHYVTPAINPSPSEMGYRQIIAISFSRPGSEHDIID from the coding sequence ATGCTGACACTGAATAGAAACATCGATACTGCCCTGCGACAAAACAAGACCGTTAACGTCCTGGGTAGCGATTATGCGTTGAACGGGGGGTTCAACGAGTTTGTCGAGTTTTCCAAAAGTTGGGAAACTATGGGCGTCGACCGTTATTACGGCCAGGCCGAAAAAGGCACCCGCTATCGCCGTTACAGCGACTTCGACTTCAACCCGGTCACCGGCGAACTGTGCCAACTCAATCACCGCGCCTATGAACAATCCGAAGCGCACAACAACTATGTCGGTGGCATGGCACGTCATTTCGATGACATCAGTGCCGATGTGTTCAACTCACCGATTCTGCGCGCGTTGATTCGCCTGGATTTCGACGTGTACAAGGCGGTATTGCCTGAAGAACTGCATACAGTCACCTGGCAGTGCCAAGTGCACCAGATCCGTATCGAAATCAAACCGGGGGCGCAGATCGAAATTACCCCTGAAGGTATTCACTGCGACGGTTACCCGTTCAGCGGCGTGCACTTCTGGGGCCGTCACAACGTCGAGGGTGCTACCAGCAACATCTACGACAAACAGTCGAATGTAATCGACTCCGGTACCTACCTGAACATTCTCGACACCACTTACTTCCTCGACCGCGAACTGCAACACTATGTCACTCCGGCGATCAACCCGAGCCCTTCGGAAATGGGCTATCGGCAGATCATTGCAATTTCCTTCTCTCGACCGGGCAGCGAGCATGACATTATCGACTAG
- a CDS encoding GNAT family N-acetyltransferase — translation MTLSTSYIGPVPKLFPSEHINGLSIKKATPFHARKIVDFFRRFEETSFCDWQDEGLLKGLLGSEHTYCYMAENHTGTIVGAVAGGLMGTRGTINHMAVAPDYRQSRIGTSLANSILSDFRQHGIRRVFLFVEDDNPNALSFWQKQGFLQTRGEITCEVDL, via the coding sequence ATGACATTATCGACTAGTTACATCGGCCCGGTGCCGAAGTTGTTTCCGAGTGAACATATCAATGGCCTGAGCATCAAGAAAGCCACGCCCTTCCATGCCCGCAAGATCGTCGACTTCTTCCGTCGCTTCGAGGAGACCTCGTTCTGCGACTGGCAGGATGAGGGGCTGCTCAAAGGCTTGCTCGGCTCGGAGCATACCTACTGCTACATGGCCGAAAACCATACCGGCACCATCGTCGGCGCGGTCGCAGGGGGCTTGATGGGCACACGGGGCACCATCAATCACATGGCAGTGGCGCCGGACTATCGGCAGAGCCGGATTGGCACTTCACTGGCCAATTCGATTCTCAGCGATTTCCGCCAGCACGGTATTCGCCGGGTGTTCCTGTTCGTAGAAGATGACAACCCCAACGCACTGAGCTTCTGGCAGAAACAAGGCTTCCTGCAAACCCGTGGTGAAATCACCTGCGAGGTCGACCTGTGA